The stretch of DNA GTTTGAGCCGAGATATTTCGACCTTTTCAACAAGATTAGCCTCACCCCCTCTCCCGATAGCACCCTCTCGATCAACCTCCTCTACGCCAAGGACACGAACCTGATAGATGAGATCGGCCGGGAGAACGACGTGGACTCCAGCTATGAAAACGGCATGATATGGAGCTCATGGGATAAGCGGCTGAGCGAGAGGATGAACATCTTATCAAGCCTCTTCGCTGGCAAGTATAACGGGAGAAAGCGGGAAGGGTTAGATGGCGTGGACGATAGAAACTTAGGTTTTGTCGGGGCTAAAGCGGATATGTCGCTGAATCTGAGACGAAATATCGCTAGGGCTGGAATCGAGCTCCAGCACGGTTGCGGCAGATACGATTACCATCACAGTAAGGAGGGGATCTCGACCGACGTGAAGGGGGATTTAGCGGGATGGTTCCTGCGCGGATACCTTCAAGATACGATCGGGCTGGGGGATGCAAGGTTGAACGGTGGATTGGGATGGTGGTATCAGAGCAACGGCGGTAGATTCTCCATCTCACCTCGTTTATCCCTCTCACTACCCATCGGTGAAAAACTGAGGCTCAAGGGGGCGTGGGGCCTGTTCAGACAACCGGTCAGGGTTACAGAGCTGCCGGTTGAGGAGGGAATCTCGGAGGTAACCGATCCACAGAGAGCCGCACATTACATAATCGGCCTTGAGTATCGACCGAACGATAAATTCCTCCTGAAAGCCGAGGCCTACCGAAAGGAGATGAGGGATCTGGTGGGGAGGATAGAGGATTACGGCCGTAAGGAACGGTTCTTCATCAGAGCAAGGTCTGGATACGCGCACGGTCTGGAGGTGTTTCTGAATCAGATCTTCTCCGATAGGCTCTCCTGGATGTTGGGTTATACCTATTCGGTCGCCAAAGCCCGTAGCGATGCCGGGGAGTTTTTCAGGCCCTTCGATCAAAGACATACTTTGGGGATCGACCTCAACTACAGAACGGGATACGGCGTGTTGAACCTATCGTGGCGATTTCACACCGGCAATCCCTATACCGATAGCTGGTATGAGAAGGTGAACGGGGAATGGGTCAAAAGATATGGCGATCCATATGCCGAGAGATTGCCGAGCTATCACAGCTTGGATCTCAGATTCTCCAGGGAATTCAAATTCAGACGGTGGCAGTTGAGCCTCTACCTGCAGGTGATGAACCTGTATAACCGCCAAAACGTCCATGAATACTCGTGGTCGAAAATAGAAGAACCGAACGGCAAGGTCAGATATGAAAGGGTGGAGGAGCATTATCTGCCGATACTTCCCACCTTCGGGATAAGGGTTAAATTCTAATCTGAGGGAGGTACAGGGATGAAGAAAACCTCGTCTCTTCTTCTACTTTCATTTCTATTCACCTTTGTAACAGCGCTCTCCTATCCTCAGGTGAAGCTTCGGGAGATAGTCGTAACGGGGACCAGATCGGAGAGGAGCCTTTTCTGGACGCCGCGATCCATATCCGTCCTATCTTCTGAGGAGCTGGAGAGGGTAAACCTCTTCGCCACGACAACCCCGGAGATGTTGAAGGAGGCGACCGGGATCTTCGCTCAGGTGACGACACCGGGACAGGGATCGCCCTTAATCCGAAACCTGACGGGATACCATACCCTGATCATGGTCGATGGGGTCAGGTTAAACAACTCCACGTTCCGTTCGGGACCGAATCAGTATCTGGCGACTATCCCGGCGATCTCCGTCGGGAGGATCGAGGTCCTGCGCGGCTCCGGTTCATCCCTTTACGGCAGTTCGGCGATGGGAGGCGTGATAAACGTCTTCACAAGGGAGCCCGCCTTCTCCGATAAAGGATGGATCGTAAAGCCTCTTCTCTCCACGAAGCTCGCAAGCGCAAACAGGGAGAAGACGATCGGGCTCGGAGTGGAGGGGGGAGCACAAAAACTCTCCTTCCTGGTCGAAGGCGCCTTCAAGGATGTCGGAGACGTTCATCCCGGAAAAGGCGCTGACATCCACTTCAAAACCAGGAAATTCATCATAACCTCCGATCCCTCCCCCGAAAATTTGCCGGAGGGAGCGTGGACGGTGGATGTCGAATCGCCCACCAATTGGAGGGGATACACCGCCGATGCCAAGGTCAAAGCCAAACTGGGAGACGGTGAGGCCAAAATCGGATATCAGCTCTCCCGACAGCCCGAAATCCCGAGGTATGACAAGATCTCCACGAAACAGTATGAGACCTACCTCTTCTCACCCCAAAACAGGGATATGGTCTACCTCAAATACAAATTGAAACCTTTCTCCGTGATCCTCTCATATCACAGACAGGAGGAAGGACGTAAATCCCGCAAAAGCGGAAGCTCTAAGGAATCCGAGAAACGGGACACGGTCCACACGATCGGCCTCTCGGCTCAGTTCCTGAAGGAGATCTCAAAACACCGGTTGACCGCGGGGATGGATTTTTACCTCGATCGCCTGGATAGCTGGAGCGAGACGGTGAACCTCAAAACCGGCGAGATGAAGAGGATGAACTGGGGGAGATTCCCGGACGGATCGCAGTTCTGGGATCTGAACCTTTTCGGTCAAGCCGAGCTCAAGATCACCGATAGGTTGCAGGCGGTTTTAGGCGAAAGATTCACCCACTATAAAACTAAATCCGATCTGAGCCTGCGCGATCCGATGTTCGGCCTGCTGGAGAGCGGCGGGAACGCCCTGACGGGTAACGCGGGGGTTATCTTCAACCTGCTCGAGGGGTTGAACCTCTACGCCAGCGTGGCCCAGGGATTCCGAGCGCCGAGCTTAAACGATACCACCGCGGTCGAGGTCACAAACGAGGGGATAGATGCCCCGAATCCGGATATCGGCCCTGAAAAAAGCCTCTCCCTTGAGGCCGGGATCAAGTTC from Candidatus Poribacteria bacterium encodes:
- a CDS encoding TonB-dependent receptor yields the protein MKKTSSLLLLSFLFTFVTALSYPQVKLREIVVTGTRSERSLFWTPRSISVLSSEELERVNLFATTTPEMLKEATGIFAQVTTPGQGSPLIRNLTGYHTLIMVDGVRLNNSTFRSGPNQYLATIPAISVGRIEVLRGSGSSLYGSSAMGGVINVFTREPAFSDKGWIVKPLLSTKLASANREKTIGLGVEGGAQKLSFLVEGAFKDVGDVHPGKGADIHFKTRKFIITSDPSPENLPEGAWTVDVESPTNWRGYTADAKVKAKLGDGEAKIGYQLSRQPEIPRYDKISTKQYETYLFSPQNRDMVYLKYKLKPFSVILSYHRQEEGRKSRKSGSSKESEKRDTVHTIGLSAQFLKEISKHRLTAGMDFYLDRLDSWSETVNLKTGEMKRMNWGRFPDGSQFWDLNLFGQAELKITDRLQAVLGERFTHYKTKSDLSLRDPMFGLLESGGNALTGNAGVIFNLLEGLNLYASVAQGFRAPSLNDTTAVEVTNEGIDAPNPDIGPEKSLSLEAGIKFMKERFSGSIALYQMKISDLVTRVPVAEYFGGEIPKFYRDLQAEHPGVDIFVHTNIKEAIIRGVESEANFTLKEGLTLYGNLMFTRGKDVESGEPIRREQPLRGMIGILWEPNDRTWYEFFARGATKQTRLSSG